The nucleotide sequence CTGCTTTATATAGAAAAAGCCCCGCTGGAAAAAACCGGCGGGGCTGCTGCGACCATTGAGGTAGCCTGGAAAAACAAGGATTATGCTTTTTCAGCTACTTTGGCCGACTTCAGTTCCTTGATACGAGCCGCCTTACCCTGACGTCCGCGCAGGTAGAACAGGCGAGCCCGACGTACCTTACCCCGGCGAAGTAGCTCGATTTTGGCGATGGTAGGAGAAAGAATAGGGAAAATACGCTCTACCCCTACTCCGTTAGAAATCTTGCGCACGGTAAACGTTTCACCCGCGCTATTGGGATTACGGCGCTGAATGACGGTACCCTGGAACAACTGAAGACGCTCCTTGGCACCCTCACGGATTTTCACGTGCACAACGATGGTGTCGCCCGATTTGAAATCGGGAAATTCAGACTTACGATTCTCATTCGTAGCCTCAACGAGTTTG is from Salmonirosea aquatica and encodes:
- the rplS gene encoding 50S ribosomal protein L19, producing the protein MSELIKLVEATNENRKSEFPDFKSGDTIVVHVKIREGAKERLQLFQGTVIQRRNPNSAGETFTVRKISNGVGVERIFPILSPTIAKIELLRRGKVRRARLFYLRGRQGKAARIKELKSAKVAEKA